Proteins from a genomic interval of Symmachiella macrocystis:
- a CDS encoding M3 family oligoendopeptidase translates to MMTDQYPLNWDLDVLYPEPSTAEFTAVFDAFRADVQKVADESDQLPAVSGAAEGVAVWVEFFQNFEDISSRAHELQSFIGCHCAADAENKCYQQFEASLSALTPYQQRMATNLEFALKDATDAEFEAFLAAAPQLADSAFFFGESRRHAALRLPKPQETLFADLSVDGLHAWGRMYDRISGELRVEVMHKGNVVRKSPGQIRLDAPLREVRENNFYAATKAWDSIAGSCADALNHIAGTRLTLYDHLGLEDHLVVPLHENRMQRETLDAMWSAIDARKEVLVTYLQKKAAALGLSKPAWYDLSTAYPTNVTAKDVTYDAAVQKIVETFARFSPDLGEFAELACAGGWIEAEDRGGKRQGGFCTGFERHKQSRIFMTFTNSEDALSTLAHELGHAYHSWVLKDQPVMLQDYPMNLAETASTFAEAIVAEQRLAGTDSRDEKIAILDSMLGDAVAFLMNIHARFQFENELHVQRKQGELSPEQLNDLMQSAQRKAYCDALAEEGWNPNFWASKLHFYISELPFYNFPYTFGYLLSLGVYKLSQDSGGDFPKQYREFLMATGCMSAEDAVRSTFGYDLTQPDFWNKSLDVVEQRAQQFLDLIAAT, encoded by the coding sequence ATGATGACCGATCAATATCCGCTGAACTGGGATCTTGACGTATTATACCCAGAACCTTCCACCGCTGAGTTTACCGCTGTCTTCGATGCCTTTCGCGCCGACGTGCAAAAAGTCGCCGATGAATCAGACCAACTCCCCGCAGTGAGCGGGGCAGCGGAGGGAGTCGCGGTTTGGGTAGAGTTCTTTCAGAATTTCGAAGACATCTCCAGCCGTGCCCATGAGTTGCAGTCATTCATCGGCTGTCATTGCGCGGCTGATGCGGAGAACAAATGCTATCAGCAGTTCGAAGCCTCGCTGTCAGCATTAACGCCATATCAACAACGTATGGCAACGAATCTCGAGTTTGCGCTGAAGGATGCCACGGATGCTGAATTCGAAGCGTTCTTAGCAGCGGCCCCTCAGTTGGCCGACAGCGCGTTCTTTTTTGGCGAATCTCGCCGGCATGCAGCTTTGCGGTTGCCCAAGCCACAGGAAACGCTCTTTGCCGATTTGTCGGTCGACGGTCTCCATGCCTGGGGGCGGATGTATGATAGGATTTCGGGCGAATTGCGCGTGGAGGTCATGCACAAAGGGAACGTCGTCCGGAAATCGCCGGGGCAGATTCGCCTCGACGCGCCGCTCCGCGAAGTGCGCGAAAACAATTTCTATGCAGCGACCAAGGCCTGGGACTCTATCGCCGGCAGCTGCGCCGACGCCTTGAATCACATCGCCGGAACCCGCTTGACGCTCTACGACCATCTCGGCTTGGAAGACCATTTGGTCGTGCCGCTGCACGAAAATCGCATGCAGCGCGAAACGCTGGATGCCATGTGGTCGGCCATCGATGCGCGCAAAGAGGTTTTGGTGACCTATCTGCAAAAAAAGGCCGCCGCGTTGGGTTTGAGTAAACCGGCCTGGTACGACCTGTCTACGGCCTATCCCACGAATGTGACGGCTAAGGACGTCACGTATGATGCGGCTGTTCAGAAAATCGTGGAGACGTTCGCACGCTTCAGTCCCGATTTGGGGGAATTCGCCGAACTGGCCTGCGCCGGAGGATGGATTGAGGCAGAGGATCGTGGCGGCAAACGGCAAGGAGGATTTTGTACCGGATTCGAGCGACACAAACAATCGCGAATTTTTATGACGTTCACCAACTCCGAGGACGCGCTCTCTACGTTGGCTCACGAACTCGGACATGCCTATCACAGTTGGGTTCTGAAGGATCAGCCGGTGATGCTGCAGGACTATCCCATGAATCTGGCTGAAACCGCATCGACGTTCGCCGAAGCGATTGTCGCCGAGCAGCGTTTAGCGGGGACCGACAGTCGCGATGAAAAAATTGCGATCCTCGATTCCATGCTGGGTGATGCCGTGGCGTTTCTGATGAATATCCATGCGCGATTCCAGTTCGAAAACGAGTTGCACGTCCAACGCAAGCAGGGAGAACTTTCGCCGGAGCAACTCAACGATCTGATGCAGTCCGCCCAACGTAAAGCGTATTGTGATGCCCTGGCCGAAGAGGGTTGGAACCCGAATTTTTGGGCCTCCAAACTGCATTTCTACATCAGCGAATTGCCGTTTTATAATTTTCCCTATACGTTCGGATATTTGTTGTCGTTGGGCGTATACAAGCTGTCGCAGGATTCGGGCGGGGACTTCCCCAAACAATACCGAGAATTCCTCATGGCCACCGGTTGCATGTCGGCGGAAGACGCAGTCCGGTCGACCTTTGGCTACGATTTGACGCAACCCGATTTCTGGAACAAGAGCCTGGATGTCGTTGAACAACGCGCGCAACAATTCTTGGACTTGATCGCCGCGACTTAA
- a CDS encoding alpha/beta hydrolase-fold protein has translation MSESLGTWKQVEVANKAVDVYEPSQPSEHNYVVLHLHGHGGRTLRNNAVYTAEFEKYGLRAVCPHGKRSWWGKRICTEFDAQISPVEYIRQHLMPYINEQFGAEPPAIAVSGVSMGGQGALRLAYWYPQEFPVVAALAPAVDFQNWLGQGIPLDEMYESALDARQDTVTLQIHPLNWPPQQFIACDPRDADCFEGTDRLISKLSSSGILYEKDLTTSAGGHSWEYFNHIAPATVEFLFRRLERERLKFRD, from the coding sequence ATGAGCGAATCCCTCGGAACCTGGAAACAAGTCGAAGTCGCCAACAAAGCGGTCGATGTCTACGAGCCGTCGCAACCGTCGGAACACAATTATGTCGTGTTGCATCTGCATGGACACGGTGGGCGGACGTTGCGGAACAATGCGGTCTATACAGCAGAATTTGAAAAATACGGACTCCGCGCCGTCTGCCCGCATGGGAAACGCTCGTGGTGGGGCAAACGCATCTGCACTGAGTTTGACGCGCAGATCTCGCCGGTTGAGTATATTCGCCAGCACCTGATGCCCTATATCAATGAACAGTTCGGGGCGGAGCCGCCGGCAATCGCGGTGAGTGGAGTGAGCATGGGCGGGCAGGGGGCGTTGCGACTGGCGTACTGGTACCCGCAGGAGTTTCCCGTGGTCGCCGCGTTAGCGCCGGCAGTCGATTTTCAAAATTGGCTCGGGCAGGGGATTCCGCTAGACGAAATGTATGAGTCGGCGCTCGATGCTCGTCAAGACACGGTGACATTGCAGATCCATCCGCTGAATTGGCCGCCGCAACAATTCATTGCTTGCGACCCGCGCGACGCGGACTGTTTCGAGGGCACCGACCGCTTAATCAGCAAGCTCTCCTCGTCGGGCATCCTTTATGAAAAGGACCTGACTACCTCTGCTGGGGGGCACAGTTGGGAGTACTTTAACCACATTGCGCCGGCAACGGTGGAGTTCTTATTCCGGCGGCTGGAACGAGAACGTTTGAAGTTTCGCGACTAA
- a CDS encoding YybH family protein, producing the protein MSKYLFPALVLAAAGFSACCLTSVADEPSQPQENQAAIQQSAEKFTKAFNAGDAATIAAQFTENAEYLSQDGSVIAGREAILEDFTETFKQSPGLKIETTIESIRFLGKGVAIEKGTTWVTRKEGEEPIQSGYAVLHVNTGEGWQIAHVREIAALQHSNYHRLKELEWMVGEWVDEGSDSLVVTSCRWSKNKNFLLRSFKVRMAGRNELEGTTRIGWDPEAKQIRSWTFDNAGGFAQGFWTNDGDRWIIKMTGIINDGQTASATNVFTFIDGNTYTWQSVDRILGGEVSPNIEEITIVRQAPPPH; encoded by the coding sequence ATGTCTAAATACCTGTTCCCGGCCTTGGTTCTGGCAGCGGCGGGGTTTTCCGCATGCTGTCTCACATCTGTTGCGGACGAACCGTCACAACCGCAAGAGAATCAAGCAGCCATCCAACAGTCAGCCGAAAAATTCACAAAGGCGTTCAATGCGGGCGACGCAGCCACTATCGCTGCACAGTTCACCGAGAATGCGGAATACCTCTCGCAGGACGGCAGTGTAATCGCCGGCCGCGAGGCGATTCTCGAAGATTTCACAGAAACGTTTAAGCAGTCGCCCGGTTTGAAAATTGAAACGACCATCGAGTCGATTCGTTTTCTCGGCAAAGGGGTGGCTATCGAAAAAGGAACAACATGGGTGACCCGCAAAGAGGGGGAAGAGCCGATTCAAAGCGGTTACGCCGTGCTACACGTCAACACCGGCGAAGGTTGGCAAATTGCCCATGTGCGTGAAATCGCAGCTCTGCAACACTCGAACTATCATCGATTGAAGGAACTTGAGTGGATGGTCGGCGAATGGGTCGATGAAGGGAGCGATTCGTTGGTCGTCACTTCTTGCCGCTGGTCGAAGAATAAAAATTTTCTATTGCGTTCATTCAAAGTTCGTATGGCTGGACGAAATGAGCTGGAGGGGACGACCCGCATTGGTTGGGATCCCGAGGCAAAGCAGATCCGTTCCTGGACCTTCGACAACGCTGGTGGATTTGCTCAAGGATTTTGGACAAACGACGGCGACCGCTGGATCATCAAGATGACCGGCATCATCAATGACGGACAAACCGCTTCGGCAACGAATGTTTTTACATTCATTGATGGCAATACGTATACGTGGCAATCGGTGGATCGTATTCTCGGCGGCGAAGTCTCGCCGAACATTGAAGAAATCACGATTGTCCGCCAGGCGCCACCACCTCATTAG
- a CDS encoding LptA/OstA family protein, with protein MFKRLAITILATGCLCGAYGLYALCVTPMVQREMPVVKKQVKAKVDQPGKRGQRNEISTKHLPNSKWAWDALYQFHDGNRFIFTEKWERKPEAPSNGPGTNGTKGEIEFTPFAMVVINEDDPSEPPYTLVSRSAVLQFEKGFESTNYNPGRIVGGALKGVYEIRGPQGLWARGRNFFFQENPPLNPQFANAGDASPLAWSDDKVVFEYDGHRGTGHGLELKLIPDNKTDSRDKPAIAGIHTIRLRDHVEMHLLKEGNRPGQPDERVQINSDGPFVFDMISNTVSFSEVVKVIRRTLEGNDTLDSDMLHIVFREAKKIVQQPAEESDASPPRKKKSSKREFSRLLATGKRVLLKSQHNNVNATMQELTYDGDEKQIVMKDGHRVHVRQKNNDFYCPELTINQDENNEIISILGRGVGFMTSSDPDTHQVAYRAEWQKQIWKRPDPKSNQDILEFQEGARLLQANKMGIEGELIRIWLEEDETPRTAKTARVDEDAFGSSRNIKIQRLMARTNVVFAARDPEMSGSTKKLEVWFEEGKIPRVDETALTTPAARERLVKLNYQRPQNRQRGPIRQTTAASKASQPPRRLTNHGRGQALASTEDEISADALDAQASPDKAAAPQQQRRPPVSKQEPYSIDADRIQIRVIREGEEHHVSELRTVGHVSIIQEHKNGDEPLTIDCHKMTIHNEDMTNDHQKIWIEGTPADDHTPEMRAHLRDKGMHVEGMEIFTNRRENRIQVGGAGLMQRPVSNRLDGQELKTPELLTVWWKERMTFDGLHARFYDNVRIVLEDSELTCGQMDVELTNRISLIERDGDPRQVAEIRKVICRDGVQMNSKQFEGNLLVGTHRGEIFELAMNQVTGEMTSSGGGWMESWRRDNGKGGALGPGISASSNRSVRSGDVQEWKYTKITFRGHMDGNVSSFSDSNSSAMTKFHDDVVVVYGPVKRPTQVIDPDDLPEMGGMLASDTLRLRRLAAADQSSKPYITLLATGNARLDGQKYWGRADEVTYDGSSEQYTLRTAPKHGFAEVWVRERFQGKRDFHYQGQQVIVNELTGEARIINGASLGGGY; from the coding sequence TTGTTTAAACGTCTGGCGATCACCATTTTGGCCACCGGCTGCTTGTGCGGCGCATATGGGTTGTATGCGCTGTGCGTCACGCCGATGGTGCAGCGGGAGATGCCGGTCGTTAAAAAGCAAGTGAAGGCAAAAGTTGATCAACCTGGCAAACGCGGGCAACGGAATGAGATTTCGACCAAGCATCTGCCAAATTCAAAATGGGCCTGGGATGCGCTGTATCAATTCCATGACGGCAACCGGTTTATCTTTACTGAGAAATGGGAACGAAAACCTGAAGCGCCTTCGAACGGTCCTGGTACGAATGGCACCAAAGGGGAAATTGAATTCACTCCATTTGCGATGGTCGTCATCAACGAAGACGACCCGAGCGAGCCACCCTATACACTGGTGAGCCGTTCGGCCGTGCTGCAATTCGAAAAAGGTTTTGAATCGACGAATTACAATCCGGGACGGATTGTTGGCGGGGCGTTGAAAGGCGTGTACGAAATCCGCGGGCCCCAAGGCTTGTGGGCACGGGGGCGCAACTTTTTCTTTCAAGAAAATCCTCCACTGAATCCACAATTCGCCAATGCGGGTGATGCGTCACCATTAGCGTGGAGCGACGACAAGGTCGTCTTTGAATACGACGGTCATCGCGGGACCGGCCACGGGTTGGAGCTGAAGCTGATTCCCGATAACAAGACGGACAGCCGTGATAAACCGGCAATCGCAGGAATCCATACGATCCGCTTGCGTGACCATGTCGAAATGCATTTGCTCAAAGAGGGCAACCGCCCGGGGCAACCGGACGAGCGGGTGCAAATTAACAGCGACGGTCCGTTTGTGTTTGACATGATATCGAACACGGTCTCTTTTAGCGAAGTTGTCAAAGTCATTCGCCGTACACTGGAGGGCAACGATACCTTGGATAGCGATATGCTGCATATCGTTTTCCGCGAAGCCAAAAAAATCGTTCAACAGCCTGCCGAGGAATCGGATGCGTCTCCACCGCGCAAAAAGAAATCCTCAAAGCGGGAGTTCAGTCGGCTCTTAGCGACAGGCAAGCGTGTCTTACTGAAGTCCCAACACAATAACGTGAATGCGACGATGCAGGAATTGACTTACGACGGCGACGAAAAACAAATCGTCATGAAGGACGGTCATCGGGTCCACGTTCGTCAGAAAAACAACGATTTCTACTGTCCGGAATTGACGATCAACCAAGACGAGAACAACGAAATCATCTCCATCCTGGGCCGGGGTGTGGGCTTTATGACGTCCAGTGACCCTGACACGCACCAAGTTGCTTATCGTGCCGAGTGGCAGAAGCAGATTTGGAAACGGCCCGATCCGAAATCGAACCAAGATATTCTGGAGTTCCAAGAAGGCGCCCGCTTGCTTCAGGCGAATAAAATGGGGATTGAAGGGGAACTCATTAGAATTTGGTTGGAAGAAGACGAGACTCCGCGCACAGCGAAAACAGCGCGGGTCGACGAGGATGCATTCGGTTCAAGTCGAAATATAAAAATCCAGCGACTCATGGCGCGCACCAATGTGGTCTTTGCTGCCAGAGATCCGGAAATGTCCGGCAGTACCAAAAAGCTAGAGGTCTGGTTCGAGGAAGGTAAGATCCCTCGAGTCGACGAGACCGCGTTGACTACACCCGCGGCACGAGAACGGCTCGTCAAGTTGAATTATCAGCGTCCACAAAACAGGCAGCGCGGGCCAATTCGTCAGACCACGGCGGCCAGCAAGGCATCGCAGCCGCCTCGCCGTTTGACGAACCACGGTCGCGGTCAAGCATTGGCCTCCACAGAAGATGAAATCTCCGCCGACGCGCTCGACGCTCAAGCCAGTCCTGACAAGGCCGCTGCTCCGCAACAACAACGCCGACCGCCTGTCAGCAAACAAGAACCCTATAGTATCGATGCCGACCGGATTCAAATTCGCGTTATCCGCGAAGGCGAGGAGCACCATGTCTCTGAATTGCGTACTGTCGGGCATGTGTCCATTATCCAGGAGCACAAAAACGGTGATGAGCCGCTGACCATCGATTGTCACAAAATGACGATCCATAACGAAGATATGACCAACGATCATCAGAAGATTTGGATCGAAGGCACACCTGCGGACGATCACACGCCGGAAATGCGTGCTCACCTGCGTGATAAAGGCATGCACGTCGAAGGAATGGAGATCTTCACCAATCGACGTGAGAATCGTATTCAGGTCGGGGGAGCGGGGCTGATGCAGCGACCGGTCTCAAACCGGCTGGATGGCCAAGAATTGAAAACGCCGGAATTGCTCACCGTGTGGTGGAAGGAACGCATGACGTTCGACGGGTTACATGCACGGTTTTATGACAACGTGCGGATCGTGCTTGAGGACAGTGAACTGACGTGCGGGCAGATGGACGTTGAACTCACCAATCGCATTTCGCTGATTGAGCGGGATGGTGATCCGCGACAGGTGGCAGAAATTCGTAAAGTCATCTGCCGCGATGGCGTCCAGATGAATAGCAAACAATTCGAGGGGAACTTGCTCGTCGGAACCCATCGCGGTGAAATTTTTGAACTGGCGATGAATCAGGTGACCGGAGAAATGACCAGTTCGGGCGGCGGTTGGATGGAATCTTGGCGGCGGGACAACGGCAAGGGAGGGGCGCTGGGGCCGGGAATTTCAGCATCCTCGAACCGCTCCGTCCGTTCGGGTGACGTGCAGGAATGGAAATACACAAAAATCACCTTCCGTGGCCACATGGACGGCAACGTCTCCAGTTTCAGCGATTCCAATAGCTCGGCCATGACGAAATTCCACGATGACGTCGTCGTGGTTTATGGGCCTGTCAAACGCCCCACGCAAGTGATCGATCCCGATGACTTGCCGGAGATGGGGGGCATGCTAGCGTCCGATACGTTGCGATTGCGGAGATTGGCTGCCGCGGATCAATCGTCCAAGCCCTACATCACTCTGTTGGCCACCGGCAATGCCCGACTGGACGGACAAAAATATTGGGGACGGGCCGACGAGGTCACCTATGATGGTTCCAGCGAACAATACACGCTGCGAACTGCCCCCAAACATGGATTCGCGGAGGTTTGGGTGCGAGAACGCTTTCAGGGAAAACGCGATTTTCATTACCAAGGGCAGCAAGTCATCGTCAATGAGTTGACGGGAGAGGCTCGGATCATCAACGGAGCCTCGCTAGGTGGAGGGTACTGA
- a CDS encoding tetratricopeptide repeat protein, which translates to MDEFDQAREAFKQMDYERALQLVNSSLKEMPNDAVLHEFRGLILFAMGDYDQAAGVIYAVLSAGPGWDWTTLSGLYADPATYTAQLRKLEEYRNSHPDSANVRFLLAYEYITCGHNEAAVKELKKVVELNPDDQLSAQLLAGMTEGSDGEDPPAEVEPPPSKPQPEGATVDGKWQAARGDDRFDLDLAKDGKFTWVYTSQGKTDKFSGTYTAGNGILTLVPSDGGGAMVGDMSWDGPEGFNFRMTGGAPNDPGLNFKK; encoded by the coding sequence ATGGATGAATTTGATCAAGCCCGTGAAGCCTTTAAGCAAATGGACTACGAACGGGCTTTGCAACTCGTCAATTCGTCGCTGAAGGAAATGCCCAACGACGCGGTCTTGCATGAATTCCGCGGATTGATTTTGTTCGCGATGGGGGATTACGACCAAGCGGCCGGTGTAATTTATGCCGTGCTCTCCGCAGGGCCGGGATGGGATTGGACCACGTTGAGTGGCCTGTACGCCGATCCGGCAACCTATACCGCGCAACTGCGGAAGCTGGAGGAATATCGCAACTCCCATCCCGATTCGGCCAATGTGCGATTCTTATTGGCCTATGAGTACATAACCTGCGGTCACAACGAAGCCGCGGTAAAAGAACTCAAAAAGGTCGTTGAGTTGAACCCGGATGACCAATTGTCGGCCCAATTGTTGGCCGGCATGACCGAAGGCAGCGATGGAGAAGATCCTCCTGCCGAAGTCGAGCCGCCCCCCAGCAAACCCCAGCCGGAAGGCGCAACGGTCGACGGCAAATGGCAGGCAGCGCGTGGCGACGATCGATTTGACTTGGACCTTGCCAAAGATGGCAAGTTCACCTGGGTCTACACCAGCCAGGGCAAAACCGACAAGTTTTCCGGTACTTACACCGCAGGCAACGGGATATTGACTCTCGTTCCCAGTGACGGAGGCGGAGCAATGGTCGGCGATATGTCGTGGGACGGACCTGAGGGATTCAACTTTCGCATGACGGGCGGAGCCCCCAACGATCCGGGGTTGAATTTCAAAAAATAG